The Spirosoma foliorum genome has a window encoding:
- a CDS encoding alpha/beta fold hydrolase yields the protein MKTILLSSILLVSLLFALVSCTKNDAVTPAPKTFVLVHGAWQAPYAWQSVKDQLVQQGQNVVVVELPGHGADNTAPATLSMDVYRDKVVGAINALSGNVILVGHSMGGMVVSAVAEKIPSRIDKLVYVGAFLPANGQSLLALASTDSTSQLGPALIPSTDQLTLGIKTENLTPIFIQDGSDAVKKQVVDNYRAEPFIPFTNPVTLTAANFGKVAKYYVYTAQDHAVSPNLQKRMVAAAGIKSTYTLNSSHCPFLSMPTEVTTLLQGIAKETVVQ from the coding sequence ATGAAAACGATACTCCTCTCATCAATCCTACTTGTATCCCTGCTTTTCGCCCTGGTGTCATGCACCAAAAATGACGCTGTTACGCCTGCTCCCAAAACGTTCGTGCTCGTCCACGGAGCCTGGCAGGCACCTTATGCCTGGCAATCGGTTAAAGATCAGCTGGTGCAGCAAGGCCAAAACGTAGTCGTAGTCGAACTGCCCGGTCACGGAGCGGATAATACGGCGCCCGCTACTCTGTCGATGGACGTTTACCGGGATAAAGTTGTGGGCGCGATTAATGCGCTCTCGGGAAATGTGATTCTGGTTGGCCATAGCATGGGTGGAATGGTTGTATCGGCCGTTGCGGAAAAAATCCCTAGCCGTATCGACAAACTGGTGTATGTCGGGGCATTTTTACCGGCCAATGGACAATCCCTGCTGGCGCTGGCTTCTACGGATAGTACGTCGCAATTAGGCCCTGCTTTAATCCCCTCCACCGATCAGCTTACTCTGGGAATCAAGACCGAGAATTTAACACCGATCTTCATTCAGGACGGATCGGATGCGGTGAAAAAGCAGGTGGTCGATAACTACCGGGCTGAACCCTTTATTCCCTTCACCAATCCCGTTACGCTGACGGCCGCCAACTTTGGTAAAGTAGCAAAGTACTACGTCTACACTGCGCAGGACCATGCGGTGAGTCCGAATCTGCAAAAACGAATGGTGGCAGCGGCAGGTATCAAAAGCACCTATACGCTTAACAGTAGCCATTGTCCGTTCCTGTCTATGCCAACGGAAGTGACAACGTTGCTTCAGGGGATTGCGAAGGAAACGGTAGTTCAATAA
- a CDS encoding alpha/beta hydrolase gives MKITRPKTIVFITGAFVSNDCWKEWQAYFEQKGYTTIAPPWPHKDAPAEVLRNRHPDSEIASNRLADLTNYYAQIVEQLPEKPILIGHSIGGLMVQLLLQRGLGAAGIAIHSVPPQGIFTFKLSFLKAGWGPLGFFTSTKETYMMSFKDWQYAFTNGMPLQQQKDGYYQFALPESKLIVRDTITAAAHVDFSKPHAPLLLTSGSTDHTIPASLNYDNYRKYQHSDSITDYKEFEGRNHFVLGQPTWKEDADYILNWIDKRLFQPETINKALKINN, from the coding sequence ATGAAAATTACCCGTCCCAAAACCATCGTCTTTATCACCGGCGCATTTGTTAGCAACGATTGCTGGAAGGAATGGCAAGCCTATTTCGAACAGAAGGGTTACACCACCATCGCTCCTCCCTGGCCACACAAAGATGCCCCCGCCGAAGTCTTACGAAACCGGCATCCAGATTCCGAGATCGCGTCCAATCGCCTAGCCGACCTGACGAATTATTACGCCCAGATTGTGGAGCAACTGCCAGAAAAACCTATCCTGATTGGCCATTCTATTGGCGGCCTGATGGTTCAGCTTTTGTTACAACGGGGTCTTGGCGCAGCGGGCATTGCCATTCACTCGGTTCCGCCACAGGGCATTTTCACGTTTAAGCTATCGTTTTTGAAAGCGGGTTGGGGACCGTTGGGCTTTTTCACGTCTACCAAAGAAACATACATGATGTCGTTCAAGGATTGGCAATATGCCTTTACCAATGGCATGCCGCTCCAACAGCAGAAAGACGGGTACTATCAGTTCGCCCTACCTGAATCCAAACTCATTGTTCGGGATACTATTACAGCAGCCGCCCACGTCGATTTTAGTAAACCACACGCCCCCCTGCTGCTCACCTCTGGCAGTACGGACCACACGATTCCGGCCTCGCTCAATTACGACAATTACCGCAAATACCAGCATTCAGATTCCATCACCGACTACAAAGAATTCGAAGGTCGCAACCACTTTGTACTGGGCCAGCCAACCTGGAAAGAAGACGCCGACTACATTCTGAACTGGATTGACAAGAGGCTGTTTCAGCCAGAAACCATCAATAAAGCACTGAAAATCAACAACTAA
- a CDS encoding tetratricopeptide repeat-containing sensor histidine kinase, translating to MTASAQTQTGDSSRELLVRLQKSKPDTQRVHVLQDLATYYMFKPNAQAADMDSAMAVARQAERLSMKLHDPKGQAISYILYARVYNHDGKKEQAKALVRKAITIFSNAHYLDELGEAYFELGSYSPLIGAGLAERIKMAELALSTFQQSGNKLKQANCNKELGDLYQVEGNNSKALASLQQALTLYKAVGKGRLQGVYDLLGQVSGELGDYKEAIRYGLLAVQTAEQSGDSTMLLATIYNRLGITYQNLKELKLANQYFRKSIAIAEIYNDIGAICILATNISDTYVLLHQPAAALTFLRTIVKKYTLPDLASQIYITGQFINAYMPGKQYTLAQPYSDRLVRLSENRERIDNETQLYAYGMLIRFFIATQQYKQADKYLLIHRMLSEKMGSLRSLSINHLWTFKVDSAQANYSSAITHYQHYKALNDSLFTESKSKQIALLQTQFDTKKKDQDIQLKGQHIELLKKQSELQINDLNRTRILRNVTFIVIALLLIILALVYNRYRLKQRSNAILEAHQKEINDQNQSLQRLLTEKEWLLKEIHHRVKNNLQIVMSLLNTQSAYLTDEAAMLAIRDSQHRVQAISLIHQKLYQSENLSSIDMSTYIRELVEYLRDFFSTGQRIRFETHIEPVKLGVSYAVPIGLILNEAITNSIKYAFPGNKSGQIVISFQHTGGMNYLLTIADNGIGLPANMDSQQHDSLGLSLMRGLSDDIDGHFTIANDNGTLINISFVYEPTDQPESASISPNLPFETTAL from the coding sequence TTGACAGCGTCTGCCCAAACGCAAACGGGCGATTCGTCTCGGGAATTACTGGTCCGTTTGCAGAAAAGTAAGCCGGATACCCAGCGCGTTCATGTGTTGCAGGATTTGGCTACCTATTACATGTTCAAACCGAACGCGCAGGCGGCCGATATGGATAGTGCAATGGCAGTGGCCCGACAAGCTGAACGGTTGAGCATGAAGCTACACGATCCAAAAGGACAGGCAATCAGCTACATTTTGTATGCCCGTGTGTACAACCATGATGGAAAGAAGGAGCAGGCCAAAGCGCTGGTGCGGAAAGCCATTACAATTTTTTCCAATGCCCATTATCTGGATGAACTGGGCGAGGCTTACTTTGAACTCGGAAGCTATTCTCCGCTAATTGGCGCTGGGCTGGCCGAACGAATAAAGATGGCAGAACTGGCCCTGTCGACGTTTCAGCAATCGGGAAATAAACTCAAACAGGCCAATTGCAATAAGGAACTCGGCGATTTGTACCAGGTCGAAGGCAATAATAGTAAGGCGTTGGCTTCGCTTCAGCAGGCGTTGACCCTATACAAAGCCGTTGGCAAAGGTAGGTTACAGGGTGTGTATGATTTATTAGGCCAGGTTTCCGGCGAACTTGGCGATTATAAGGAAGCGATCCGGTACGGACTATTGGCGGTTCAAACGGCCGAACAATCCGGCGATTCGACCATGCTACTGGCTACCATTTATAATCGCCTGGGTATCACCTATCAGAACCTGAAAGAACTCAAACTGGCTAATCAGTATTTTAGAAAGTCGATTGCCATTGCTGAGATCTATAATGACATTGGGGCCATCTGTATCCTGGCAACTAATATCAGCGATACCTACGTATTGCTTCATCAACCAGCGGCTGCGCTTACTTTTTTACGGACTATTGTCAAAAAATATACGCTGCCCGATCTGGCTAGCCAAATCTATATTACAGGCCAATTTATTAACGCCTATATGCCCGGCAAGCAGTATACGCTGGCCCAGCCTTATAGCGATCGACTCGTCAGATTATCCGAAAACCGGGAACGCATCGATAATGAAACCCAGCTCTATGCCTATGGGATGCTGATTCGTTTTTTCATCGCTACCCAACAGTACAAACAGGCTGACAAATACCTGCTGATTCACCGGATGTTATCGGAGAAAATGGGGTCGCTGCGCAGTTTGTCGATCAATCATTTATGGACATTTAAAGTAGACTCGGCTCAGGCTAATTATTCGTCCGCCATTACGCATTACCAGCATTACAAAGCCTTGAACGACTCCTTGTTTACCGAGTCAAAAAGTAAGCAGATCGCCTTGCTCCAAACCCAGTTCGATACCAAAAAGAAAGACCAGGATATTCAATTGAAAGGCCAGCATATTGAGTTGTTGAAGAAGCAGAGTGAGTTGCAAATCAATGATTTAAATCGGACAAGGATCTTGCGAAACGTCACGTTTATTGTTATCGCGCTGCTGCTGATTATTCTGGCGTTAGTCTACAATCGGTATCGGCTCAAGCAACGAAGTAATGCCATTCTGGAGGCCCATCAGAAAGAAATCAACGACCAAAATCAGTCGCTTCAGCGGTTACTTACCGAAAAGGAGTGGCTGCTCAAAGAGATTCATCACCGGGTAAAAAACAACCTGCAAATCGTAATGAGTCTGTTGAATACGCAATCCGCTTACCTGACCGATGAAGCCGCCATGCTGGCCATCCGCGATAGTCAGCATCGGGTTCAGGCCATCTCACTGATTCACCAAAAGCTCTACCAATCTGAAAACCTGTCGTCTATCGATATGTCGACGTACATCCGGGAACTTGTCGAATATCTGCGGGATTTCTTCAGTACGGGTCAGCGTATTCGGTTTGAAACGCATATTGAGCCGGTTAAACTAGGGGTGTCCTATGCGGTACCCATCGGATTGATTCTCAATGAAGCCATTACCAACAGTATCAAGTATGCGTTTCCTGGCAATAAATCGGGTCAGATCGTTATTTCATTCCAGCATACAGGCGGTATGAATTATTTGCTCACCATTGCTGATAATGGGATTGGGTTACCAGCCAACATGGATAGCCAACAACACGATTCGCTGGGACTGAGCCTGATGCGTGGACTCAGTGACGACATTGATGGCCACTTTACGATAGCGAACGACAACGGTACGCTTATCAACATCAGCTTTGTCTACGAACCAACTGACCAGCCAGAATCAGCTAGCATTTCCCCAAACCTTCCTTTTGAAACGACTGCGTTATGA
- a CDS encoding sigma 54-interacting response regulator produces MNQSILIVEDQFIEANDLRLMLQKAGYRVTGIARSVPNALELIGQEKPDVVLLDIFLKGPLTGIDLAKQLKEDAIPFIYLSANSTEDVLTAAKATQPDGFLVKPFREKDVLVTLEVAKYRHEHSQEASFRRGAQLLKQLTKLLAEPVDWEQKLLNIGKAIQPFIPFDYMATGFAEANTTAYTDQGYLRIGFDEYQLVGPNELMVMTNLKRHELAVLQAKTPIETEAIWYDEHGFKRACQLPSIRKLIADTFLMRSHLVLPLVVPSGEQFNFSFYSRRPDAYQEEHSTLFSQLKPVLTTAIENRLNANPKTSTVISTPSTESISQASDSLSSPTTFEGIVGSSHLLLTVFDHLSLVAPSDTSVLILGESGTGKERIASTIHNLSPRKRKPLIRVNCATLPVNLIESELFGHEKGSFTGATEKRIGRFEQADGGTIFLDEIGEMPVELQVKLLRVLQEKEIERIGGQSSIKINVRIIAATNRNLEKEVAEGRFRLDLYYRLNVFPVSLPPLRDRKEDIPALVQHFIRQYNQKTGKKITGLSAQALSTLQSYHWPGNIRELEHLIERSVLLTKGTLIEEVGLLNMGQPTVSTTPEEHRIKTIDENERDHIIAVLKKCNGRIWGAGGAAEMLNVPPTTLNSKMKKLGIRKEYMDNH; encoded by the coding sequence ATGAACCAATCCATACTTATTGTTGAAGATCAGTTTATTGAAGCTAACGACCTGCGGTTAATGCTGCAAAAGGCGGGTTACCGGGTTACCGGTATCGCCCGTTCGGTTCCCAATGCGCTGGAACTCATCGGGCAGGAAAAGCCGGATGTTGTGTTGCTGGATATTTTTCTGAAGGGTCCGCTGACCGGCATTGATCTGGCCAAACAATTAAAAGAGGATGCGATCCCGTTTATTTATCTCTCGGCCAACTCCACGGAGGATGTTTTGACGGCAGCCAAAGCGACCCAACCCGACGGTTTTTTAGTCAAACCCTTTCGGGAGAAAGATGTGCTGGTCACACTCGAAGTCGCTAAGTATCGGCATGAACATAGTCAGGAAGCCAGTTTCCGCCGGGGCGCTCAGCTCTTGAAACAACTCACCAAACTGCTGGCAGAGCCCGTTGACTGGGAGCAGAAATTACTAAACATAGGGAAGGCGATTCAACCATTCATTCCCTTTGATTATATGGCGACTGGCTTTGCCGAAGCCAATACAACTGCGTATACCGATCAGGGTTATCTGCGAATCGGTTTTGACGAATACCAGCTCGTGGGGCCAAACGAGCTAATGGTTATGACGAATCTAAAGAGGCATGAACTGGCTGTATTGCAGGCAAAAACACCCATCGAAACCGAAGCAATCTGGTATGACGAGCACGGGTTTAAGCGAGCCTGTCAGTTACCGTCCATCCGAAAATTGATTGCCGATACGTTTTTGATGCGTTCTCACCTGGTGCTGCCGCTGGTTGTACCGAGTGGTGAACAGTTTAATTTCTCGTTTTATAGTCGTCGTCCAGATGCCTATCAGGAAGAACATAGTACCCTGTTTAGTCAATTAAAACCCGTACTGACCACGGCCATTGAAAACCGGCTGAATGCGAATCCCAAAACTTCGACTGTAATCTCCACTCCATCAACCGAGTCCATTTCTCAAGCGTCAGACAGTCTTTCCAGTCCGACTACATTCGAGGGTATTGTGGGTAGTAGTCACTTGCTGTTGACGGTTTTCGATCATCTGTCGCTGGTTGCCCCTTCCGATACATCGGTCCTGATTTTGGGCGAGAGCGGGACTGGCAAAGAACGTATTGCGTCTACGATTCATAACCTCTCTCCCCGAAAACGCAAACCCCTCATTCGGGTCAACTGCGCTACCTTGCCCGTCAATCTGATTGAATCTGAGCTATTTGGCCACGAAAAAGGATCATTCACGGGCGCCACCGAAAAGCGAATCGGCCGGTTTGAACAGGCTGACGGAGGGACAATCTTTCTGGACGAAATAGGGGAGATGCCGGTTGAGCTACAGGTTAAGTTGCTGCGGGTATTACAGGAAAAAGAGATTGAACGCATCGGGGGCCAGTCGTCCATTAAAATCAACGTGCGCATTATTGCGGCCACCAACCGCAATCTGGAAAAAGAAGTAGCCGAGGGTCGTTTCCGGCTCGATCTGTATTATCGACTGAATGTTTTTCCCGTTTCGCTGCCACCGTTGCGGGATCGAAAAGAAGATATACCGGCTCTTGTTCAGCACTTTATCCGGCAGTATAATCAGAAAACGGGCAAGAAAATCACGGGGCTGTCGGCTCAGGCATTGAGTACGTTACAGTCGTACCACTGGCCGGGCAACATTCGGGAACTGGAACACCTGATTGAGCGAAGCGTGCTGCTCACAAAAGGAACGCTGATTGAGGAGGTAGGCTTGCTCAACATGGGTCAACCGACGGTATCAACGACGCCCGAAGAGCATCGGATCAAAACCATCGATGAAAATGAGCGGGATCATATCATTGCCGTACTCAAAAAATGCAATGGCCGTATCTGGGGCGCTGGCGGAGCCGCTGAAATGCTGAATGTTCCTCCCACAACCTTAAATTCTAAAATGAAAAAGCTAGGCATTCGCAAAGAGTATATGGACAATCATTAG